A stretch of the Porifericola rhodea genome encodes the following:
- a CDS encoding mechanosensitive ion channel family protein, whose amino-acid sequence MSKQTATVESSEAEHKNIVRQESRKRLYFFLKLLFLLGILYINYEFQGWFEAQEAAEEKNTFLERIIRAALFYLTAHLLVSLARIISVYFYIRRKKIKEEQEDNIVLAINRIATLISIAAFIAAVFLLFEITWQTFFTSFSLVAVASVILTKDYISNTVNGMIFMVSDRFVLGDTIKVGNHEGKVVNITLSSVHLRSEEGDLVAIPNTTVYSSDITNLSRRESAMVNVPFELKPELLKDTPALIDSLVGATAEYEKYIKKNSYELLVRNIASDKVQMSFRFKMNRPSLSKEQEIRQYTLRKATQIIAQLS is encoded by the coding sequence ATGAGTAAACAGACAGCTACAGTAGAATCTTCGGAGGCAGAGCATAAAAATATAGTGCGGCAAGAAAGCAGAAAAAGGCTTTATTTTTTTCTGAAATTGTTATTTCTGCTGGGCATACTGTACATAAACTACGAGTTTCAGGGTTGGTTTGAGGCACAGGAGGCAGCAGAAGAGAAAAATACATTTCTTGAGCGCATCATCAGGGCAGCTTTATTTTACCTGACGGCCCACTTACTGGTCTCTTTAGCCAGAATTATCTCCGTGTATTTTTACATTCGTCGTAAAAAAATTAAAGAAGAACAGGAAGATAATATCGTACTGGCAATTAATCGTATTGCCACCCTCATTTCTATTGCAGCTTTTATTGCAGCAGTTTTTCTTCTCTTTGAAATTACCTGGCAGACTTTCTTCACTTCTTTTTCATTGGTAGCAGTAGCATCAGTAATCCTTACTAAAGACTACATATCTAATACAGTAAACGGGATGATTTTTATGGTGAGCGACCGCTTTGTATTAGGAGATACCATTAAAGTAGGTAACCATGAGGGTAAGGTTGTTAATATTACTTTGAGCAGTGTGCATTTGCGTAGCGAGGAGGGAGATTTGGTAGCTATACCCAATACAACAGTATACAGCTCAGATATTACCAATTTGAGCAGACGAGAAAGTGCTATGGTCAATGTGCCTTTTGAGCTTAAGCCTGAACTGCTAAAAGACACCCCTGCTCTTATAGATAGTCTGGTTGGGGCTACTGCTGAGTATGAAAAATACATTAAAAAAAATAGCTATGAGCTTTTGGTGCGAAACATAGCTTCTGATAAAGTACAGATGAGCTTTCGTTTTAAAATGAACCGCCCCAGCTTATCTAAAGAACAGGAAATCAGGCAGTATACTTTGAGAAAAGCTACCCAGATCATCGCTCAATTGAGCTGA
- a CDS encoding AsmA family protein, translating into MKKLLIVLGSLLVLILLAALILPIIFKDDIQKAVDKAMAENLNAKVYYDIDAFNLSVLRNFPNVTVSMKDFGVVNNAPFEGDTLVAVGNFELVVNLKSVLFEDQPRLSEVNLDRPNLHIKVLEDGRANYDIAVASEEEEAPADTTSSDFSIGIDHWEITDGNIIYEDLSLPMLMVLQNLDHSGSGDFTLDEFDMETFTSIERLTVNYDGVEYMSDKEVNADITMLMDLANMKFTFKDNTVAVNDFKMGFDGFFAMPGDDMEMDINYIAQDNTFKSLFSLIPGAYQQDFDGLKAEGTVNFNGFIKGIYNETSMPAFKMELGTQNAMFQYPDLPTAVSNIDVDLLIETGDDGNLDNTVVNLETFHAQMGNNPIDAKFLLRGLDKPYIEAMAKAKLDLDELNRIFPMDSLSMKGKFNIDLNAKGTYDSVKNTIPKINLAMAMQNGFVKSGEYPPLEKINFTSSVVNESGKLAQTVVRLNDFDMQLAGEPFSADMVLTNLDNYTWDLNVDGGIDLKQLTQIYPMEGMELAGRITAQISSKGKMSDVEAENYQALQTSGSMAIQNFSYVGEDFPQGFKIDNAKGNFDPQKITLSNFDGAAGRTDLRMNGYLANYIAYIFGDNQTLKGEMALKSGKMDLNEFMTEDTEDVPADTADAALEVIEVPKDIDFVFTSSIAEVVYDDLTLNNFKGNLIVKDGVLRMEKLGFNTLGGQFAMNGTYDTRDMQKPAFDFDLDINNLAISKAYQSFNTVQALAPIAEKMDGQFSTDFRIAGLLLPDMSPDMNSLDGKGLISIADAAVKDSKLVSAITKVSKLDNSSSINLKDVKVRAEIESGRVFVEPFDVNIGNFKTTLAGSNGIDGSIDYIAKMNIPAGAVGSAVNSAIAQLTGAKGAVSSNILLNLNIEGTYDDPKVSLAGAETGESTSQAAKAAVTAKVEKEKEELKKQLQQQKEEAEAKARAEAEKAKKEAEAKAKAEAEKLKQEVKEEVSETKEEIKKEAQKKLKKLFQPPT; encoded by the coding sequence ATGAAGAAATTACTGATTGTACTGGGTAGTTTGCTGGTTTTAATACTTCTGGCAGCACTTATACTCCCTATTATCTTCAAAGATGATATTCAGAAAGCGGTAGATAAAGCTATGGCCGAGAACCTTAATGCTAAGGTTTACTACGACATTGACGCTTTTAACCTTTCTGTGCTCAGAAACTTTCCTAATGTTACAGTCTCTATGAAAGACTTTGGCGTAGTAAACAACGCTCCTTTTGAAGGCGACACGCTGGTAGCAGTAGGTAATTTTGAGCTCGTAGTTAATCTTAAAAGTGTGCTGTTTGAAGATCAGCCTCGCCTGAGTGAAGTTAATCTAGATCGCCCCAATCTGCACATCAAAGTACTGGAAGATGGAAGAGCGAACTATGATATAGCTGTGGCTAGTGAGGAGGAAGAGGCTCCGGCTGATACTACTTCCTCTGACTTCTCTATCGGTATAGACCACTGGGAAATTACTGATGGCAATATTATATACGAAGACCTGAGTTTACCGATGCTGATGGTGCTTCAGAACCTGGACCATAGTGGTAGCGGCGACTTTACACTTGATGAGTTTGACATGGAAACGTTTACTTCAATTGAACGCCTAACAGTAAACTACGATGGTGTAGAGTACATGTCTGACAAGGAGGTAAATGCAGACATCACAATGCTGATGGACCTTGCCAATATGAAATTTACCTTTAAAGACAATACTGTAGCTGTTAATGATTTTAAGATGGGCTTTGATGGTTTTTTTGCTATGCCTGGCGATGATATGGAAATGGATATTAATTATATAGCTCAGGACAATACCTTTAAAAGCTTATTTTCGCTTATTCCCGGGGCATACCAACAAGATTTTGATGGCCTAAAGGCCGAGGGCACCGTTAACTTCAATGGCTTTATCAAGGGTATTTATAATGAAACTTCTATGCCCGCATTTAAAATGGAGTTGGGCACCCAGAATGCAATGTTCCAATACCCCGACCTGCCTACCGCCGTCAGCAATATCGATGTGGACCTGTTAATAGAAACCGGCGATGATGGCAACCTGGATAATACAGTTGTCAATCTGGAAACTTTCCATGCACAAATGGGTAACAACCCTATTGACGCAAAATTTTTATTGCGCGGACTCGACAAGCCATATATTGAAGCTATGGCTAAAGCTAAATTAGATTTAGATGAGCTCAATCGCATATTCCCTATGGATAGCCTAAGCATGAAAGGTAAATTTAACATAGATCTGAATGCTAAAGGAACATATGATAGTGTAAAAAACACTATTCCAAAAATCAACCTGGCTATGGCTATGCAGAATGGTTTTGTAAAGTCTGGAGAATACCCTCCTCTAGAAAAAATAAACTTCACCTCTTCCGTAGTCAACGAAAGTGGTAAGCTGGCACAAACGGTAGTTCGCTTAAATGATTTTGATATGCAACTGGCCGGAGAGCCTTTCTCTGCCGACATGGTACTTACCAATCTTGACAACTATACCTGGGACCTCAATGTAGACGGAGGCATTGACCTAAAGCAGCTCACACAAATCTACCCTATGGAAGGCATGGAGCTAGCTGGCCGCATTACAGCACAGATTTCCTCCAAAGGTAAAATGTCTGATGTAGAAGCCGAAAACTATCAGGCTTTACAAACTTCGGGCTCTATGGCTATTCAAAACTTTAGTTATGTAGGTGAGGATTTTCCTCAGGGCTTTAAAATAGATAATGCTAAAGGAAACTTTGACCCTCAGAAAATTACATTAAGCAATTTTGATGGAGCAGCTGGTCGTACCGATTTGCGTATGAACGGTTATCTGGCTAACTACATCGCTTATATTTTCGGCGATAATCAGACCCTTAAAGGTGAAATGGCCCTGAAGTCTGGTAAAATGGACCTCAACGAGTTTATGACTGAGGATACTGAAGACGTACCAGCGGATACAGCTGACGCTGCTCTTGAAGTAATAGAAGTCCCTAAAGATATTGATTTCGTATTTACTTCCAGTATTGCAGAGGTGGTTTATGATGACCTTACGCTTAACAATTTTAAGGGCAACCTTATTGTTAAAGATGGTGTGCTTCGCATGGAGAAGCTTGGATTCAATACCTTAGGAGGGCAATTTGCTATGAACGGTACCTATGACACACGTGATATGCAAAAACCTGCTTTTGATTTTGACCTGGATATTAATAACCTGGCTATCAGCAAAGCATATCAAAGCTTTAATACCGTACAGGCACTAGCTCCTATCGCCGAAAAAATGGATGGGCAATTTTCTACTGATTTCCGTATAGCCGGGCTTCTACTTCCTGATATGAGCCCCGATATGAATTCTCTGGATGGAAAAGGCCTTATCTCTATCGCAGATGCAGCGGTAAAAGACTCCAAATTAGTTTCTGCCATCACTAAGGTATCAAAACTAGATAACAGTAGCTCTATCAACCTTAAAGATGTAAAAGTAAGGGCTGAGATAGAAAGCGGCCGTGTTTTCGTAGAACCTTTTGATGTAAATATTGGCAATTTTAAGACCACCTTAGCAGGTAGCAATGGTATAGACGGAAGTATAGATTATATAGCCAAAATGAATATTCCTGCCGGTGCGGTAGGTTCAGCCGTCAACAGTGCTATAGCACAACTTACCGGTGCCAAAGGAGCGGTATCTTCAAATATCTTGTTAAATCTGAATATTGAAGGAACCTATGATGACCCTAAAGTAAGCCTTGCAGGAGCAGAAACGGGAGAAAGCACTTCTCAAGCTGCTAAAGCTGCTGTAACTGCCAAGGTAGAAAAAGAAAAAGAAGAGCTGAAGAAGCAACTCCAGCAACAAAAAGAAGAAGCAGAAGCCAAAGCACGTGCAGAAGCAGAAAAAGCTAAAAAAGAAGCAGAAGCCAAGGCGAAAGCGGAAGCCGAAAAACTAAAACAGGAAGTAAAAGAAGAGGTAAGCGAAACTAAAGAAGAAATAAAAAAAGAGGCTCAGAAAAAACTAAAGAAGCTTTTTCAGCCTCCTACGTAA
- the typA gene encoding translational GTPase TypA produces MQSIRNVAIIAHVDHGKTTLVDKIIHASKVLRENQETDDLILDNNDLERERGITIVSKNVSVRYKDVKINIIDTPGHADFGGEVERVLKMADGVLLLVDAFEGPMPQTRFVLSKALGLGLKPIVVVNKVDKENCRPDEVHESVFDLMFNLDATEEQLDFVTMYGSSKQGWMSEDWQKPTDSILPLLDAIVDHIPEAPRREGVPQMQITSLDYSAFVGRIAIGRVYQGKLSEGANMGICKRDGSVKKAKIKEIQSFEGLGRVKVSEVESGDICAIVGLDDFEIGDTLTDYDNPEPLPRIAIDEPTMSMLFTINNSPFYGKEGKYVTSRHLRDRLFKETEKNLALKIQETNSEDKFLVYGRGILHLSVLIETMRREGYELQVGQPQVLFKEIDGVRHEPIEHLVVDVPDEYAGKVIELATQRKGELTIMESRGDVQHLEFDIPARGLIGLRSNVLTSTAGEAVMNHRFKSYEPFKGTIQGRLSGSLISMDTGAGTGYAIDKLQDRGVFFVDPGEDVYTGQVIGEHSRGNDLVVNILKGKKLTNMRAAGSDDNTKIAPKKTFSLEEALEYIQKDEYLEITPKNIRMRKIYLDENERKRMASKMEAQ; encoded by the coding sequence ATGCAGAGCATCAGAAATGTTGCGATTATCGCACACGTTGACCACGGTAAAACTACCCTGGTGGACAAAATAATTCATGCCTCTAAGGTATTGAGAGAAAATCAGGAAACAGACGATCTTATACTGGATAACAATGACCTGGAAAGAGAACGGGGCATCACTATTGTGTCTAAAAATGTGTCTGTTCGCTATAAAGATGTAAAAATCAATATTATTGATACTCCTGGTCACGCCGACTTTGGAGGAGAGGTAGAACGTGTGCTAAAAATGGCTGATGGCGTGTTGCTGTTAGTGGATGCTTTTGAAGGACCTATGCCTCAGACTCGTTTTGTATTGAGCAAAGCCTTAGGCTTGGGCCTTAAGCCTATCGTAGTGGTTAATAAGGTAGATAAAGAAAACTGCCGCCCCGATGAGGTTCATGAAAGTGTATTTGATCTGATGTTTAATCTGGACGCCACCGAAGAGCAGCTGGATTTTGTGACCATGTACGGGTCGTCTAAACAGGGATGGATGTCAGAAGACTGGCAAAAACCTACTGATAGCATTCTTCCACTTCTGGATGCTATTGTAGACCATATACCTGAAGCCCCTCGCAGAGAAGGTGTTCCTCAGATGCAGATTACCTCGCTAGACTACTCGGCTTTTGTTGGTCGTATTGCCATTGGGCGTGTATATCAGGGTAAGCTGTCGGAAGGTGCTAACATGGGTATTTGTAAGCGTGATGGTAGCGTGAAAAAAGCCAAAATCAAAGAAATTCAATCTTTTGAAGGGCTGGGAAGAGTAAAAGTTTCAGAAGTAGAAAGCGGAGATATCTGTGCTATTGTAGGTCTGGACGATTTTGAGATTGGCGATACTCTTACCGATTACGACAATCCTGAGCCACTACCTCGTATTGCAATAGATGAGCCTACTATGAGTATGCTCTTTACTATTAATAACTCACCCTTCTATGGTAAAGAGGGTAAATATGTTACTTCTCGCCACTTACGTGACAGGCTTTTTAAAGAAACGGAAAAGAACCTGGCACTAAAAATTCAGGAGACCAATAGCGAAGATAAGTTTCTAGTATACGGACGAGGTATTCTTCACTTGTCAGTACTGATAGAGACTATGCGCCGCGAAGGGTATGAGTTGCAAGTAGGCCAGCCTCAGGTATTGTTTAAAGAAATAGATGGTGTGCGTCATGAGCCGATAGAGCATTTGGTGGTAGATGTACCAGACGAATATGCAGGTAAGGTGATTGAGCTGGCTACTCAGCGTAAAGGTGAGCTTACGATTATGGAATCCAGAGGAGATGTACAACACCTGGAGTTTGATATTCCTGCACGTGGACTAATAGGTCTGCGTAGCAATGTGCTTACTTCTACTGCTGGTGAGGCAGTTATGAACCATAGATTTAAATCATATGAGCCTTTCAAGGGGACAATTCAAGGTAGATTAAGCGGATCACTTATCTCTATGGACACTGGTGCAGGTACTGGTTACGCTATAGATAAGTTACAGGACAGAGGCGTGTTTTTCGTAGATCCGGGCGAAGATGTATATACCGGACAGGTTATTGGTGAGCACTCTAGAGGTAATGACCTGGTAGTTAACATTCTGAAAGGTAAAAAACTGACCAACATGCGTGCTGCTGGCTCAGATGATAATACCAAAATTGCTCCTAAGAAAACTTTCTCGCTAGAAGAAGCTCTGGAGTACATTCAGAAAGACGAATACCTTGAGATTACGCCTAAAAACATCCGTATGCGTAAGATCTATCTGGATGAAAACGAGCGTAAGCGTATGGCCTCCAAGATGGAAGCACAATAG
- a CDS encoding S46 family peptidase: MRKIIYILSLFFCLPLGSIANEGMWLPSQIKNLMLYEQMKEMGLELSPEDIYSVNKSSLKDAIVSFGGFCTGEIISNQGLLLTNHHCAYDAAQNLSTLENDYLTDGFWARSMDEELPAEDLYVRFLVRMEDVSSRFQEVLSNDMSAEQRQAIIAELSNQIQKEAEEETGYDASVKTFFAGNEFYLFLYETYNDVRLVGIPPESIGKFGGDTDNWMWPRHTGDFSLFRVYAAPDGSPAEYAEDNVPLEPRHHLPISLDGVKKGDFSMVFGFPGSTDRFLTSYGIQMQLDVNNPTRVDIRDRRLKILKADMDSDPQIRISYASKYAQVSNYWKYFIGQSQGLKNLKVIEKKQELEQQFKDWVAQKPEERAIYDTVLQNMDEAYQQIRNYQTSYLYLAEGVYGTEILPFAYRFSALEKVLQQDAKDEQSQQKLEQVVSSMKSSAEEFYKDYNAPTDQKVFAALLSMYASNAPADQLPEVLNKVERKYKGDFNRWAADVFQKSIFTDQQKLMAFLEEPKLKTLSNDPAYAAVQSFMSNYYEKIALHLRSAYGKLENNNRLFVHGLRQMNPDKEYYPDANSTLRLTYGSVLPYEPKDGVLYQYYTTLEGVMEKKNPDDPEFQVPEKLVSLYESKDYGPYAISDNTLPLCFISNNDITGGNSGSPVINGKGQLIGTAFDGNWEAMSGDIAFEDELQRCISVDIRYTLFIIDKFAGASHLIDEMTIVQNTKAEQEVEAPVEDSQMNE; the protein is encoded by the coding sequence ATGCGAAAAATTATTTATATCCTAAGTCTCTTTTTTTGTCTTCCCTTAGGTAGCATAGCCAATGAGGGCATGTGGCTACCTTCTCAAATTAAAAACCTGATGCTCTACGAGCAAATGAAGGAAATGGGGCTGGAGCTAAGCCCTGAAGATATTTATAGTGTAAATAAGTCCAGCCTCAAAGATGCCATAGTTTCTTTCGGGGGTTTTTGTACTGGAGAGATTATCTCTAATCAGGGATTACTGCTCACCAACCACCATTGTGCATATGATGCAGCACAAAACTTAAGCACGCTGGAAAACGACTACCTCACTGATGGCTTCTGGGCCCGGTCTATGGATGAAGAGCTTCCTGCAGAAGATTTATATGTACGCTTTCTGGTACGCATGGAAGACGTAAGCAGTCGCTTTCAGGAAGTACTGAGTAATGATATGAGTGCTGAGCAACGTCAGGCAATTATAGCTGAGCTTAGTAACCAGATACAAAAAGAAGCTGAAGAAGAGACAGGCTACGATGCTTCTGTTAAGACCTTTTTCGCAGGCAATGAGTTTTACCTATTTCTTTATGAAACTTATAACGATGTGCGTCTGGTAGGCATACCTCCTGAGTCTATTGGTAAATTTGGTGGCGATACTGACAACTGGATGTGGCCCCGGCATACCGGAGACTTCTCCCTGTTTAGAGTCTATGCCGCTCCTGATGGCTCTCCAGCCGAATACGCTGAAGATAATGTGCCTTTGGAGCCTCGCCATCACCTACCGATTTCCTTAGACGGTGTTAAAAAAGGAGACTTTTCCATGGTATTTGGTTTTCCAGGGAGCACAGATCGCTTTCTTACTTCTTATGGCATTCAGATGCAGCTGGATGTAAACAACCCCACACGGGTAGATATTCGTGACCGTCGCCTTAAGATACTGAAGGCTGATATGGACAGCGACCCTCAAATAAGAATCAGCTATGCTTCTAAATATGCTCAGGTAAGCAATTACTGGAAGTATTTTATTGGACAGAGCCAGGGTCTTAAAAACCTTAAAGTAATAGAAAAGAAACAGGAACTGGAGCAGCAGTTCAAAGACTGGGTAGCCCAAAAACCCGAAGAAAGAGCTATATATGATACTGTATTGCAAAATATGGACGAAGCCTATCAGCAAATACGTAATTACCAGACCTCTTATCTATATCTGGCCGAAGGGGTATACGGCACAGAGATACTTCCCTTTGCCTACCGTTTTTCTGCACTGGAGAAGGTGCTTCAGCAGGATGCGAAAGATGAACAAAGCCAGCAAAAGCTTGAGCAGGTAGTTAGTTCTATGAAAAGCAGCGCAGAAGAGTTTTATAAGGATTATAATGCGCCTACAGATCAGAAAGTATTTGCCGCCTTGCTAAGCATGTACGCCAGCAATGCTCCCGCAGACCAGCTACCGGAAGTATTGAATAAAGTGGAACGCAAATATAAAGGTGACTTTAATCGTTGGGCGGCAGATGTTTTTCAAAAATCTATCTTTACCGACCAGCAAAAGCTAATGGCTTTTCTGGAAGAACCTAAGCTTAAAACTCTTAGCAATGACCCGGCATACGCCGCTGTGCAGTCTTTTATGAGCAACTACTACGAAAAAATAGCTCTTCACTTGCGCTCTGCTTACGGAAAACTAGAAAATAACAACCGCCTCTTTGTACATGGTCTGCGCCAGATGAACCCCGACAAAGAATATTACCCGGATGCCAACTCTACACTACGCCTAACTTATGGTTCTGTACTTCCTTACGAACCTAAAGATGGAGTACTTTATCAGTACTACACCACTTTAGAAGGTGTAATGGAAAAGAAAAACCCTGATGATCCTGAATTTCAGGTGCCAGAAAAACTTGTATCACTGTACGAAAGCAAAGATTATGGCCCCTATGCCATAAGCGACAATACACTTCCACTTTGCTTCATTTCAAATAACGATATCACCGGTGGCAACTCCGGAAGCCCGGTAATCAATGGTAAGGGTCAGCTAATTGGTACTGCCTTTGATGGTAATTGGGAGGCCATGAGTGGCGATATTGCTTTTGAAGATGAACTTCAGCGCTGCATTAGTGTAGATATTCGCTACACACTCTTTATTATAGATAAATTTGCTGGTGCCAGTCACCTGATTGATGAAATGACAATTGTGCAAAATACAAAAGCTGAACAGGAAGTTGAAGCCCCTGTAGAAGATAGTCAGATGAACGAATAA
- a CDS encoding family 20 glycosylhydrolase, which translates to MTTKRLNMFRSALLVLVAVCLQWACTPDKPMPTTDLTQESLIPKPVSVTATNSAFEINEETIIYIGEGDELQKNAQFLAEAIQAATNFAPSIEAAGANKGGGHIYLSTDAQDEELGEEGYELEITEEAISLKAKQAVGIFLGIQTLRQLLPLQEEGPWYIASGTIRDYPEYGYRGVMLDVARHFFPLEDVKQYLDYISHYKMNAMHLHLSDDQGWRIEIKSWPKLTEVGGSTEVGGGEGGFYTQEEYAELVAYAAERYITIVPEIDMPGHTNAALASYPELNCDGKATDLYTGIEVGFSTLCTDKEVVYEFVDDVVEELAALTPGPYIHIGGDESHVTPMEDYIPFVNRAQEIVQSHGKQVMGWDEIANAELLDNVVVQHWSDVENVHKALEQGAKVLMSPATKAYMDMQYDSTTQYGLHWAAYIEVDSAYIWDPTTFTEGVERENIIGIEAPLWTETVTNLDELEYMVFPRLLGYSEIAWTAKEARDWEEYKYRLAAQKARFEAMDINFYPSALVPWAETQP; encoded by the coding sequence ATGACTACAAAAAGACTTAACATGTTCCGTTCAGCTTTACTGGTGCTGGTTGCTGTATGCCTGCAATGGGCCTGCACTCCCGATAAACCCATGCCTACTACAGACTTAACGCAGGAGAGCCTGATTCCCAAGCCTGTATCTGTTACTGCTACTAATTCTGCCTTTGAAATAAATGAAGAAACTATCATTTACATTGGAGAAGGAGATGAGCTACAAAAGAACGCTCAGTTTCTGGCTGAAGCCATTCAGGCGGCTACTAACTTTGCTCCCTCTATAGAGGCTGCGGGTGCTAATAAAGGTGGTGGACATATCTACCTCTCTACCGATGCGCAAGATGAAGAGTTAGGCGAAGAAGGCTATGAACTGGAAATTACTGAAGAGGCTATAAGCCTGAAAGCCAAACAGGCGGTCGGAATATTTTTGGGCATACAGACGCTACGTCAGCTATTACCCTTACAGGAAGAAGGCCCCTGGTATATAGCGAGTGGCACCATACGCGATTATCCTGAATATGGCTACCGCGGTGTAATGCTGGATGTAGCACGTCATTTTTTCCCGCTAGAAGATGTAAAGCAATACCTGGACTACATCTCTCATTACAAGATGAACGCTATGCACCTGCACTTGTCTGATGACCAGGGCTGGAGAATAGAAATAAAATCCTGGCCTAAGCTTACTGAGGTGGGTGGAAGTACAGAAGTAGGAGGGGGCGAAGGTGGTTTTTATACTCAGGAAGAATATGCGGAGCTGGTTGCATATGCTGCAGAGCGCTACATTACTATTGTGCCGGAAATAGATATGCCCGGACATACAAATGCTGCTTTGGCTTCTTACCCTGAGCTTAATTGCGATGGTAAAGCTACTGACCTTTATACCGGAATAGAAGTAGGCTTTAGTACACTATGTACCGACAAAGAAGTGGTATATGAGTTTGTAGATGATGTTGTAGAAGAGCTGGCAGCTCTTACTCCCGGCCCCTACATTCATATAGGAGGCGATGAGTCGCACGTTACACCCATGGAAGATTATATTCCTTTTGTAAATCGTGCGCAGGAGATTGTACAGTCGCATGGTAAGCAGGTTATGGGCTGGGACGAAATTGCTAATGCCGAACTGCTGGATAATGTAGTGGTACAACACTGGTCAGACGTAGAAAATGTACATAAAGCACTTGAGCAGGGAGCCAAAGTGTTAATGTCACCTGCTACCAAAGCCTATATGGATATGCAGTACGACTCTACCACACAGTACGGTCTGCACTGGGCAGCCTATATAGAAGTAGACAGCGCCTATATTTGGGACCCTACTACTTTTACCGAAGGGGTAGAAAGAGAAAACATTATTGGTATAGAAGCCCCTCTCTGGACAGAGACTGTTACCAATCTGGATGAGCTGGAATACATGGTCTTCCCTCGCTTGCTGGGTTATTCAGAAATTGCATGGACAGCGAAAGAGGCCAGAGACTGGGAAGAATACAAGTATAGGCTGGCGGCCCAAAAGGCACGATTTGAAGCTATGGACATCAATTTCTACCCTTCAGCTCTCGTCCCCTGGGCTGAAACACAGCCATAA
- a CDS encoding isoaspartyl peptidase/L-asparaginase family protein, translating into MKRFIYFFILLFISTSVLGQNQTRGKVAIAIHGGAGTIKRENMSPEREAEYRAKLEEALKAGHKILEEGGNSLDAVVAAIQIMEESPLFNAGKGAVFTNEGKNELDAAIMDGQSLQAGAVAGISTVKSPISAARAVMESSPHVMMIGKGAEQFAQEQGLEIVDPSYFYTDTRYEQLQRIKNTEKQQLDHDGDNRQGLLDQKFPDRKFGTVGAVALDMDGNLAAATSTGGMTNKRYGRVGDVPIIGAGTYADNNSCAVSATGHGEYFIRSVVAYDIAALMKYKGLSLNDAASQVIKEKLVEMGGGGGVISIDAKGNIALPFNTAGMYRASIDTQGQMYIGIYEDE; encoded by the coding sequence ATGAAAAGATTTATATACTTTTTTATTCTGCTATTTATAAGCACTAGCGTTTTAGGCCAGAACCAAACCAGAGGGAAGGTAGCTATAGCAATACATGGGGGTGCTGGTACCATTAAACGTGAGAATATGAGCCCTGAGCGAGAGGCTGAGTACAGGGCTAAACTGGAAGAGGCATTAAAGGCCGGACATAAAATTCTGGAAGAGGGTGGCAATAGCCTGGATGCGGTGGTAGCAGCCATTCAGATAATGGAAGAATCTCCACTGTTTAATGCCGGCAAAGGAGCTGTATTTACAAATGAAGGCAAAAACGAGCTGGATGCTGCCATAATGGATGGCCAAAGCTTGCAGGCAGGTGCAGTGGCAGGAATAAGTACTGTGAAAAGCCCTATTTCCGCTGCCCGAGCTGTAATGGAAAGCTCTCCCCATGTGATGATGATAGGCAAAGGAGCTGAACAATTTGCTCAGGAACAAGGATTGGAAATTGTGGACCCATCCTATTTTTATACAGACACTCGTTATGAACAGCTTCAGCGTATTAAAAATACAGAAAAGCAACAGTTAGATCATGATGGTGATAATCGTCAGGGTCTGCTTGATCAGAAGTTTCCTGACAGAAAATTTGGTACAGTAGGGGCAGTAGCCTTAGATATGGACGGAAACCTGGCTGCCGCTACTTCTACCGGAGGTATGACAAACAAACGGTATGGTAGAGTAGGTGATGTACCTATTATTGGAGCAGGTACCTATGCTGACAATAACAGTTGCGCTGTATCGGCTACCGGGCATGGAGAGTACTTTATCCGTTCAGTAGTAGCCTACGACATTGCTGCTTTGATGAAATACAAAGGCTTAAGTTTAAACGATGCTGCCAGTCAGGTAATTAAGGAGAAACTGGTTGAGATGGGTGGAGGGGGTGGAGTAATCTCCATAGATGCTAAAGGTAATATTGCTTTGCCT